From one Anopheles bellator chromosome 1, idAnoBellAS_SP24_06.2, whole genome shotgun sequence genomic stretch:
- the LOC131215866 gene encoding basic proline-rich protein-like: MLIGLIVHHAQRLPTDDLAVSCALCQSSTYPLTAILAPPPPPPTRPPSCPAGGVPPYCCTNGGSGPNCYLPPPPPTRPPPPPPTRPPSCPAGGVPPYCCTNGGSGPNCYLPPPPTPPPTRPPPPPPTRPPSCPAGGVPPYCCTNGGSGPNCYLPPPPTPPPTRPPPPTRPPSCPAGGVPPYCCTNGGSGPNCVVPTRPPPPTTQSNQYLPPCPNGGVGPNCQVPPTRPPSCPGGGVPPYCCTNGGSGPNCYVPPPPTPPPTRPPPPPPACPAGGVPPYCCTNGGSGPNCYVPPPPTPPPTRPPPPPPTRPPSCPGGGVPPYCCTNGGSGPNCYVPPPPTPPPTRPPPPPPACPAGGVPPYCCTNGGSGPNCYVPPPPTPPPTRPPPPPPTRPPSCPGGGVPPYCCTNGGSGPNCYVPPPPTPPPTRPPPPPPTRPPSCPGGGVPPYCCTNGGSGPNCYVPPPPTPPPTRPPPPPPACPAGGVPPYCCTNGGSGPNCYVPPPPTPPPTRPPPPPPTRPPSCPGGGVPPYCCTNGGSGPNCYVPPPPTPPPTRPPXXXPTRPPPPPPTCPAGGVPPYCCTNGGSGPNCYVPAPPSPPPTRPPPPPPTRPGCTNGGVLPFCCTNGGQGPTCEVPSHTLEEDGYHYQRPSKPFTF; the protein is encoded by the exons ATGTTAATCGGACTCATCGTCCATCACGCGCAGAGGCTGCCAACGGACGACCTAGCCGTTAGCTGTGCCCTGTGCCAGAGCTCCACTTATCCGCTCACAGCGATCCTTGC accaccgccaccaccgccaacgcgTCCACCAAGCTGTCCAGCCGGAGGAGTTCCTCCGTACTGCTGTACTAACGGTGGATCGGGACCGAACTGTTATCTTCCTCCCCCACCACCAACtagaccaccgccaccgccgccaacgcGTCCACCAAGCTGTCCAGCCGGAGGAGTCCCTCCGTACTGCTGTACTAATGGAGGATCGGGACCGAACTGTTATCTTCCTCCTCCACCTACTCCGCCACCAACtagaccaccgccaccgccgccaacgcGTCCACCAAGCTGTCCAGCCGGAGGAGTCCCTCCGTACTGCTGTACTAATGGAGGATCGGGACCGAACTGTTATCTTCCTCCTCCACCTACTCCGCCACCAActagaccaccaccgccaacgcgTCCACCAAGCTGTCCAGCCGGAGGAGTTCCTCCGTACTGCTGTACTAACGGTGGATCCGGACCGAATTGCGTTGTTCCTACGAgacctccaccaccgaccactCAAAGCAATCAATATCTTCCTCCTTGTCCAAATGGAGGTGTTG GACCGAACTGTCAAGTGCCTCCAACACGTCCACCGTCATGTCCTGGTGGAGGAGTTCCTCCGTACTGCTGTACTAATGGAGGATCTGGTCCCAACTGTTacgttccgccaccgccaacgcctCCACCGACtagaccaccgccaccgccgccagcttGTCCCGCTGGAGGAGTCCCTCCGTACTGCTGTACTAATGGAGGATCTGGTCCCAACTGCTAtgttccgccaccgccaacgcctCCACCTACTcggccaccacctccgccgccaaCTCGGCCTCCATCGTGTCCTGGTGGAGGAGTTCCTCCGTACTGCTGTACTAATGGAGGATCTGGTCCCAACTGTTacgttccgccaccgccaacgcctCCACCGACtaggccaccgccaccgccgccagcttGTCCCGCTGGAGGAGTTCCTCCGTACTGCTGTACTAATGGAGGATCTGGGCCTAACTGTTacgttccgccaccgccaacgcctCCACCTACTCGGCCACCACCCCCGCCGCCAACTCGGCCTCCATCGTGTCCTGGTGGAGGAGTTCCTCCGTACTGCTGTACTAATGGAGGATCTGGTCCCAACTGCTacgttccgccaccgccaacgcctCCACCTACTCGGCCACCACCCCCGCCGCCAACTCGGCCTCCATCGTGTCCTGGTGGAGGAGTTCCTCCGTACTGCTGTACTAATGGAGGATCTGGTCCCAACTGTTacgttccgccaccgccaacgcctCCACCGACtaggccaccgccaccgccgccagcttGTCCCGCTGGAGGAGTCCCTCCGTACTGCTGTACTAATGGAGGATCTGGTCCTAACTGTTacgttccgccaccgccaacgcctCCACCGACTaggccaccacctccgccgccaaCTCGGCCTCCATCGTGTCCTGGTGGAGGAGTTCCTCCGTACTGCTGTACTAATGGGGGATCTGGTCCCAACTGTTacgttccgccaccgccaacgcctCCACCGACTAGGCCACC NNNNNNNNNNCCGACtaggccaccgccaccgccgccaactTGTCCCGCTGGAGGAGTCCCTCCGTACTGCTGTACTAATGGAGGATCTGGTCCTAACTGTTACGTTCCGGCACCTCCCAGTCCACCTCCAacgcgaccaccaccaccaccaccgaccaggCCTGGCTGCACTAATGGTGGCGTGTTGCCTTTCTGCTGCACCAACGGTGGTCAAGGGCCGACCTGTGAAGTCCCATCGCATACACTGGAGGAGGACGGATACCATTATCAACGACCGAGCAAACCGTTCACATTCTAA
- the LOC131206036 gene encoding calcium homeostasis endoplasmic reticulum protein: MDIPLPPNDIELRNIIDKLADFVARNGPEFELMTKSKQKGNPKFAFLYGGEYYNYYQYKVITRQAMMKQQQHQPQPNMSLPSLMGQPFPPMLPGFAQQPPPMQQQQQQQQQQQQLHQHHQQQSQSQPPPKLPPASNAPGGTSNAMPQIWSNPPPLNAGPPNAVVPMAPSNHNSQLTAQLEALTKQQHALSEQIRQSEMNLTAQHGVLLQQQQVQIDEALTRAQEELLIAMAKENNISLLEFDSRLQPIIDSCTKDSISNGKGWILQHCTDSGKCQIISQYLLRKALVAGVLFTQKLHLIYLVNDVIHHCSNSFSIRKNAEELKKCLESAVIPMFCNAQITANEEQRVKLTKLLSLWESKGNFFDACVISKLKSPPSSLQEYQTSILSQHANVVAAVTQATKTTFENYQQQHQAFVQHATQQIALLEKQKQQQLEQHARQQTGGHGGLPQAPPPPLLPELMAAVVGAGAGSNGGVLVGPGGAPPGSATVPSQLAMGDRGGNGSTGGQIPSLLDQNINFGLLSAALQKLKNIQDNGQPASGQQSNIPPPPPSGRDPEAAGGFSQPPPNFPIPDLSRPPPNFQYNASNQPSLGVCEGPPLGNNGDQQQHHQLGDGRDDGSLLQMSDDQHDHDRDLPDHQRSGEELDGRCEQQEGSDNGSKPTAAAAPAPLPYFELPAGLMVPLIRLEDFSYHPLNPDDIRLPPPTPTNDRLVSAVEAFFAPPSHERPRDGEGWEKLALYEYFKVKNASRKQKDDEIDRGVRDRSRSPSPIDPDLLKVTKKQKKRVYRSKSRSRSRSPADNGHPAGMVASGGGASGGNGRTHQRHHRNHRSRSKSRSRSRSPRSPSRRSPPAVVSQPSAGRRVHSRSPPARRAGGAGGGGGGGGAAGGVTDRDRDRGRDTRRSPTPPSFASGGFMKATSSFLEESSTKPVAGGHHTHHLMKGGGGGGGAMGGGGMGGGDRIGLGATIEPLRHEQHNPADPYESFRRNKGAAFITRMKARADERN; encoded by the exons ATGGACATACCTCTACCGCCTAATG atATCGAACTGCGGAACATTATTGACAAACTTGCCGACTTCGTGGCCCGAAATGGTCCAGAGTTTGAGTTGATGACAAAGTCGAAGCAAAAGGGTAATCCCAAGTTTGCATTTCTCTACGGTGGCGAGTACTACAATTACTATCAATACAAAGTGATTACAAGACAAGCGA TGatgaagcagcaacagcatcaaccaCAACCGAACATGTCGTTGCCTTCCTTGATGGGGCAACCTTTTCCTCCCATGTTACCAGGATTTGCACAGCAGCCACCAccaatgcagcagcagcaacaacagcaacaacaacagcaacagttgcatcagcatcaccagcagcaatcaCAATCCCAGCCTCCTCCAAAATTGCCACCGGCTTCGAACGCGCCAGGTGGCACTTCCAATGCCATGCCGCAGATCTGGTCCAACCCCCCGCCGCTGAATGCCGGGCCACCAAACGCAGTCGTTCCGATGGCTCCCAGCAATCACAACAGTCAACTGACAGCCCAGCTGGAAGCGCTTACCAAGCAACAGCACGCTCTGAGCGAACAGATACGCCAATCGGAAATGAATCTCACTGCACAGCATGGG GTTTTacttcagcaacaacaggtGCAAATAGATGAAGCCCTAACGCGAGCACAAGAGGAACTGCTGATTGCGATGGCAAAAGAGAACAACATTTCGCTGCTCGAGTTTGACAGCAGGCTGCAGCCCATTATCGATTCCTGCACCAAGGACAGTATCTCTAATG GAAAAGGCTGGATTTTACAGCATTGTACCGATTCGGGAAAATGTCAAATTATTTCGCAGTATCTTTTGAGAAA GGCGTTAGTAGCTGGAGTTTTATTTACGCAAAAATTGCACCTGATATATTTAGTAAATGATGTTATACATCATTG TAGCAACTCTTTCAGCATCCGGAAAAACGCTGAGGAGCTGAAAAAGTGTCTGGAAAGTGCGGTGATACCGATGTTTTGCAATGCCCAAATCA CCGCCAACGAGGAACAGAGAGTGAAGCTCACCAAACTGCTGTCCTTGTGGGAATCCAAAGGAAACTTCTTCGACGCGTGCGTAATATCGAAGCTGAAGtctccaccgtcgtcgttgcaaGAGTATCAAACGAGTATTCTGTCGCAGCACGCTAACGTCGTAGCAGCCGTTACGCAAGCGACGAAGACCACTTTCGAGAA CtaccaacaacagcaccaggCCTTTGTGCAACACGCCACCCAGCAAATAGCACTgctggaaaagcaaaaacagcaacaactcgAACAGCATGCGCGCCAACAGACCGGCGGTCACGGTGGTCTGCCGCAAGCGCCGCCTCCACCGCTACTGCCCGAGCTAATGGCTGCCGTtgtcggagccggagccgggtccAACGGAGGGGTACTTGTCGGTCCCGGTGGTGCACCACCCGGGTCAGCGACCGTACCTTCGCAACTAGCAATGGGCGACCGAGGTGGAAACGGTTCGACCGGTGGACAGATTCCCTCGCTGCTCGATCAGAACATTAATTTTGGATTGCTGTCGGCTGCACTgcaaaaactgaaaaacatCCAGGACAACGGTCAACCGGCCAGCGGGCAGCAAAGCAATAttcctccgccaccaccgtccggtCGGGATCCGGAAGCAGCCGGTGGTTTTTCACAACCACCACCTAACTTTCCCATCCCCGATTTGTCACGTCCTCCGCCCAACTTTCAATACAATGCCTCCAACCAGCCTTCACTGGGTGTTTGTGAAGGCCCACCACTTGGCAACAACGGcgatcagcaacagcatcatcagctAGGCGACGGGCGTGACGATGGAAGTCTGCTGCAGATGAGCGACGATCAGCACGATCATGATCGCGATTTGCCCGATCATCAGCGATCGGGAGAAGAGTTGGACGGTCGATGCGAGCAGCAGGAAGGTTCCGACAATGGTTCTAAGCCCACGGCAGCGGCCGCACCAGCACCGTTGCCGTATTTCGAGTTGCCGGCTGGACTGATGGTGCCACTGATTCGCCTCGAAGACTTCAGCTACCATCCGCTTAATCCGGACGATATTCGCCTTCCACCACCAACGCCGACCAACGATCGGTTGGTCAGCGCAGTCGAAGCATTTTTCGCGCCTCCAAGCCACGAGCGGCCACGCGATGG GGAAGGTTGGGAGAAGCTAGCACTCTACGAGTACTTCAAGGTGAAGAACGCATCGCGCAAGCAGAAGGACGATGAAATCGATCGAGGTGTGCGTGATCGCTCCCGCTCACCCTCCCCGATCGATCCCGATCTGCTGAAGGtgacgaagaagcaaaagaagcgTGTCTATCGTTCGAAAAGCCGgtcgcgatcacgatcgccagCCGATAATGGCCACCCCGCCGGCATGGTGGCAAGCGGAGGTGGTGCTAGCGGAGGTAATGGTCGGACCCATCAACGCCATCACCGGAATCATCGTTCGCGCAGCAAATCACGGTCTCGTTCCCGGTCACCACGGTCTCCCTCGCGGCGTTCACCTCCTGCCGTCGTTTCGCAGCCATCGGCGGGGCGGCGGGTTCACAGTCGTTCTCCTCCAGCAAGACGCgccggcggcgctggtggcggcggcggcgggggcggTGCGGCCGGCGGTGTTACTGATCGTGACCGTGATCGTGGCCGCGACACTAGACGATCACCGACACCACCAAGCTTCGCGAGTGGTGGCTTCATGAAGGCCACGAGCAGCTTCCTTGAAGAGAGTTCCACGAAACCCGTTGCCGGTGGTCATCATACTCATCATCTTATGaaaggcggcggtggcgggggtGGAGCAATGGGAGGCGGTGGAATGGGTGGCGGCGATCGGATAGGGCTGGGGGCAACAATAGAACCGTTACGACACGAGCAACACAATCCAGCCGATCCCTACGAAAGTTTCCGCCGGAACAAGGGGGCCGCCTTTATTACGCGTATGAAGGCAAGGGCAGACGAGCGAAACTAA
- the LOC131206037 gene encoding ubiquitin-conjugating enzyme E2 J2 has product MTNTKPTATCRLKQDYMRLKRDPVPYITAEPLPSNILEWHYVIKGPEDSPYYGGYYHGTLLFTKEFPFKPPSIYMTTPNGRFKTNKRLCLSISDFHPDTWNPAWSVATILTGLLSFMLETTPTMGSCETTTYEKRRYAQQSLTFNMKDEVFQELFPEVCEEITERLQQLEEQRKLAASSVESGANGMANGETSANGETPDGGLFVAGRSGAEDSNIWHSLYTNLIVLVGFVVFAFIVHYVIKSINI; this is encoded by the exons ATGACGAACACGAAACCCACGGCCACCTGTCGCCTGAAGCAGGATTACATGCGCTTAAAGAGAGATCCAG TACCATATATCACAGCGGAACCATTGCCCTCGAACATCCTCGAGTGGCACTATGTGATCAAGGGACCGGAAGATTCACCATACTACGGTGGATACTATCACGGAACCCTGCTATTTACGAAAGAGTTCCCCTTTAAGCCTCCATCAATCTATATGACCACGCCGAACGGTCGCTTCAAGACGAACAAGCGGCTTTGTCTCAGCATATCGGACTTTCATCCCGACACGTGGAACCCGGCCTGGTCCGTGGCCACCATTTTAACCGGACTGTTGAGCTTCATGCTCGAgacgacgccgacgatggGGTCGTGCGAAACGACCACGTACGAAAAACGGCGCTACGCGCAACAGTCGCTAACATTCAACATGAAGGACGAAGTTTTCCAGGAGCTGTTTCCGGAGGTTTGCGAAGAGATAACCGAACGATTGCAGCAGCTTGAGGAACAGCGAAAGCTAGCGGCTAGTTCTGTCGAAAGTGGTGCCAACGGTATGGCAAACGGTGAAACAAGTGCCAATGGTGAAACGCCCGATGGTGGCCTTTTTGTGGCTGGACGCTCCGGTGCGGAGGATAGCAATATTTGGCACTCGCTCTACACCAACCTCATCGTGCTGGTCGGCTTCGTAGTATTTGCGTTTATTGTGCATTACGTAATCAAGAGcataaacatttaa
- the LOC131207714 gene encoding mitochondrial E3 ubiquitin protein ligase 1, whose product MEYLQELVLLGVDVLVLVVCSSQYLKLKKNCRALKEAPQLPIDENLSDRLRREPDQKLKYAVIRGSVTPIGTPLHSAMSPSVTGVLQKMTLTEHRVARAVFGFWQEEKQIIHVSSNEIPFRLVNGQHGVEIVNGLSAELLDMDTVYENYEPSSLSLFDHVFGLFSGVRQKGLQTTEELLRDGSFITAVGELELDDSGIRLQPPATTGAPMFLTTATKNTLLKRLEEAKSSTLVKVLLCGTISAVLVGLIARKIYKRKKMERDERKLREQLDKTRAARRARMRQADLTDEQRCVVCVVNPKEVICLPCGHVCLCENCAEKIKLHCPVCRSVIETKAAAFIT is encoded by the exons ATGGAATACCTACAGGAGTTGGTGCTCCTGGGAGTAGATGTGCTTGTTCTGGTGGTGTGCAGCAGTCAGTACTTAAAACTCAAGAAAAATTGCCGTGCTCTGAAG GAAGCGCCACAGTTGCCGATCGATGAGAACCTTTCCGATCGTTTACGAAGAGAACCGGACCAGAAACTTAAATATGCCGTCATCCGGGGAAGCGTTACGCCCATCGGCACTCCACTGCACAGCGCGATGTCACCGTCCGTCACAGGTGTACTTCAAAAGATGACCCTAAC CGAACACAGAGTggcccgtgccgtgtttgGGTTTTGGCAGGAGGAAAAGCAAATCATTCACGTGTCGTCGAACGAAATTCCGTTCCGGCTCGTCAACGGACAGCATGGAGTGGAGATCGTGAACGGTCTGTCAGCCGAGCTGCTAGACATGGACACAGTTTACGAGAACTACGAACCGTCTTCTTTGTCGCTGTTCGACCACGTATTCGGCTTGTTCTCTGGTGTGCGCCAGAAGGGGCTGCAAACGACAGAGGAACTACTACGGGACGGTAGCTTCATTACGGCAGTGGGTGAGCTGGAACTCGATGATAGTGGCATTCGATTGCAGCCACCAGCTACTACCGGTGCTCCCATGTTTCTAACAACCGCCACCAAAAATACGCTCTTAAAGCGCCTCGAAGAAGCGAAATCTTCCACGCTGGTGAAGGTACTGCTCTGTGGTACGATATCGGCCGTGCTGGTGGGGCTCATCGCGCGAAAAATTTATAAACGCAAAAAGATGGAACGCGATGAGCGCAAGTTGCGGGAACAATTGGATAAAACGCGAGCCGCCCGGCGAGCGCGAATGCGACAAGCAGATCTTACCGACGAGCaacggtgtgtggtgtgtgttgtgaacCCCAAGGAAGTTATCTGCTTACCCTGTGGACACGTCTGCTtgtgtgaaaactgtgcggAAAAGATTAAGCTACACTGTCCGGTGTGTCGATCGGTTATAGAAACTAAAGCCGCCGCGTTTATTACGTAG
- the LOC131207538 gene encoding FGGY carbohydrate kinase domain-containing protein isoform X2, translating into MLPLTVSPTNDNQRNVILWMDHRADEEARTINATGHRMLNYVGGSISLEMEVPKLLWLKRHMFATVWTMAGAFFDLPDYLTYRATGIDSRSICSAVCKWNYDAEEQSWCEEYFRLIGLSDMLGRDHWKLIGRRVLHPGTPIEGGLSKAAAGELGLLAGTAVAASMIDAHAGALALLGCQGDPGEAGKLTSKMGIICGTSSCHMSLTESPVLAPGIWGPYKHAIIPGLYLNEAGQSATGVLIDHILQTHPCYGTLLSEHGSNSKIYAYLNGFLHCIADERAVRSVHELTIDLHIWPDYHGNRSPLADPDLKGMVCGLRMTKDVENLALLYLALMQALAYGTRHILDVLHSSGRESITSILLCGGLSKNSLFVQTHADICSVPVLLPTEPEAVLLGSAMMGAYAAGLYQSLESAASSMGGNATIVTPDLSDESRGYHERKYRVFQRMYSDQRAYERIMKG; encoded by the exons ATGCTTCCGCTGACCGTTAGCCCAACGAACGATAACCAGCGCAACGTCATTCTATGGATGGATCACCGGGCGGACGAGGAAGCCCGCACAATTAACGCCACGGGTCACCGGATGCTGAACTATGTAGGCGGAAGCATTTCGCTCGAGATGGAAGTTCCGAAACTGCTGTGGTTGAAGCGTCACATGTTCGCAACCGTATGGACGATGGCGGGAGCATTTTTCGATCTTCCCGACTATTTGACGTACCGTGCAACGGGTATCGACAGCCGGTCGATTTGTTCTGCCGTTTGTAAGTGGAACTATGACGCAGAGGAGCAAAGCTGGTGCGAGGAATACTTCCGGTTGATCGGTTTGTCCGATATGTTGGGCCGCGATCACTGGAAACTCATTGGGAGACGGGTGCTCCATCCGGGAACACCCATTGAAGGTGGTCTATCGAAGGCTGCTGCCGGAGAGTTGGGTTTGCTCGCTGGAACGGCCGTTGCTGCGTCGATGATCGACGCTCATGCCGGAGCTCTTGCACTGCTAGGATGTCAAGGCGATCCCGGAGAGGCTGGGAAGCTTACGTCGAAAATGGGAATTATCTGTGGTACTTCATCGTGCCACATGAGTCTGACCGAGAGTCCGGTGCTGGCCCCCGGTATCTGGGGACCGTACAAACATGCGATCATTCCCGGGCTGTATCTGAACGAAGCAGGTCAGAGTGCAACTGGTGTTCTGATAGATCATATCCTGCAAACGCACCCGTGCTACGGGACATTGCTAAGCGAGCATGGatcaaattcaaaaatttATGCATATCTTAATGGATTCCTGCATTGCATAGCGGACGAACGAGCTGTGCGGTCCGTTCATGAGTTAACGATTGATTTGCACATTTGGCCGGATTACCACGGTAATCGGTCGCCGTTGGCTGATCCCGATCTGAAGGGAATGGTTTGTGGATTGCGGATGACGAAGGACGTTGAAAATTTGGCACTTCTCTATCTTGCCCTGATGCAGGCGCTGGCT TACGGAACACGCCACATACTGGACGTGCTGCATTCTTCGGGACGCGAATCGATCACGTCGATTCTGCTGTGCGGCGGTTTGAGCAAGAATTCCCTATTCGTGCAAACGCATGCCGATATTTGCTCCGTCCCGGTACTGCTACCAACTGAACCGGAAGCCGTTCTGCTCGGTTCGGCCATGATGGGGGCCTATGCGGCCGGGCTGTACCAAAGCCTGGAG TCGGCGGCCTCGAGCATGGGTGGTAATGCGACAATCGTAACACCAGACTTGAGTGACGAGTCTCGCGGGTACCACGAACGAAAGTATCGTGTCTTTCAGCGCATGTATTCTGACCAACGGGCCTACGAAAGAATCATGAAAGGTTGA
- the LOC131207538 gene encoding FGGY carbohydrate kinase domain-containing protein isoform X1 produces the protein MPGESFVVGVDVGTGSARAALVSIAGKVLKTSVHSIRTWNDQPNYYEQSSDDIWRAVCECVKTVTAECGKEQIKGIGFDATCSLVALDCNMLPLTVSPTNDNQRNVILWMDHRADEEARTINATGHRMLNYVGGSISLEMEVPKLLWLKRHMFATVWTMAGAFFDLPDYLTYRATGIDSRSICSAVCKWNYDAEEQSWCEEYFRLIGLSDMLGRDHWKLIGRRVLHPGTPIEGGLSKAAAGELGLLAGTAVAASMIDAHAGALALLGCQGDPGEAGKLTSKMGIICGTSSCHMSLTESPVLAPGIWGPYKHAIIPGLYLNEAGQSATGVLIDHILQTHPCYGTLLSEHGSNSKIYAYLNGFLHCIADERAVRSVHELTIDLHIWPDYHGNRSPLADPDLKGMVCGLRMTKDVENLALLYLALMQALAYGTRHILDVLHSSGRESITSILLCGGLSKNSLFVQTHADICSVPVLLPTEPEAVLLGSAMMGAYAAGLYQSLESAASSMGGNATIVTPDLSDESRGYHERKYRVFQRMYSDQRAYERIMKG, from the exons ATGCCCGGTGAATCGTTTGTGGTCGGTGTTGACGTTGGCACGGGAAGTGCGCGGGCGGCACTGGTCAGCATCGCCGGAAAGGTGCTGAAAACGAGCGTGCATTCAATCCGTACCTGGAACGATCAGCCAAATTACTACGAACAATCTTCGGACGATATTTGGAGAGCCGTTTGCGAGTGTGTCAAG ACTGTTACAGCCGAGTGCGGCAAGGAGCAAATTAAAGGCATTGGCTTCGATGCAACCTGTTCGCTGGTGGCATTGGATTGCAACATGCTTCCGCTGACCGTTAGCCCAACGAACGATAACCAGCGCAACGTCATTCTATGGATGGATCACCGGGCGGACGAGGAAGCCCGCACAATTAACGCCACGGGTCACCGGATGCTGAACTATGTAGGCGGAAGCATTTCGCTCGAGATGGAAGTTCCGAAACTGCTGTGGTTGAAGCGTCACATGTTCGCAACCGTATGGACGATGGCGGGAGCATTTTTCGATCTTCCCGACTATTTGACGTACCGTGCAACGGGTATCGACAGCCGGTCGATTTGTTCTGCCGTTTGTAAGTGGAACTATGACGCAGAGGAGCAAAGCTGGTGCGAGGAATACTTCCGGTTGATCGGTTTGTCCGATATGTTGGGCCGCGATCACTGGAAACTCATTGGGAGACGGGTGCTCCATCCGGGAACACCCATTGAAGGTGGTCTATCGAAGGCTGCTGCCGGAGAGTTGGGTTTGCTCGCTGGAACGGCCGTTGCTGCGTCGATGATCGACGCTCATGCCGGAGCTCTTGCACTGCTAGGATGTCAAGGCGATCCCGGAGAGGCTGGGAAGCTTACGTCGAAAATGGGAATTATCTGTGGTACTTCATCGTGCCACATGAGTCTGACCGAGAGTCCGGTGCTGGCCCCCGGTATCTGGGGACCGTACAAACATGCGATCATTCCCGGGCTGTATCTGAACGAAGCAGGTCAGAGTGCAACTGGTGTTCTGATAGATCATATCCTGCAAACGCACCCGTGCTACGGGACATTGCTAAGCGAGCATGGatcaaattcaaaaatttATGCATATCTTAATGGATTCCTGCATTGCATAGCGGACGAACGAGCTGTGCGGTCCGTTCATGAGTTAACGATTGATTTGCACATTTGGCCGGATTACCACGGTAATCGGTCGCCGTTGGCTGATCCCGATCTGAAGGGAATGGTTTGTGGATTGCGGATGACGAAGGACGTTGAAAATTTGGCACTTCTCTATCTTGCCCTGATGCAGGCGCTGGCT TACGGAACACGCCACATACTGGACGTGCTGCATTCTTCGGGACGCGAATCGATCACGTCGATTCTGCTGTGCGGCGGTTTGAGCAAGAATTCCCTATTCGTGCAAACGCATGCCGATATTTGCTCCGTCCCGGTACTGCTACCAACTGAACCGGAAGCCGTTCTGCTCGGTTCGGCCATGATGGGGGCCTATGCGGCCGGGCTGTACCAAAGCCTGGAG TCGGCGGCCTCGAGCATGGGTGGTAATGCGACAATCGTAACACCAGACTTGAGTGACGAGTCTCGCGGGTACCACGAACGAAAGTATCGTGTCTTTCAGCGCATGTATTCTGACCAACGGGCCTACGAAAGAATCATGAAAGGTTGA
- the LOC131216764 gene encoding uncharacterized protein LOC131216764, with translation MVRVKHRYILVQIRCNDRPESEPVSISSAALQSYIRERVEKFYGDFGVASLARLNVIYFNAKTHLCIVQTRHGAHRFITSILPLLTLADKESARYRTLYVGATLQQCHKYIVKYQQHYINKTIGSYRGLVQKQKLIEDVTRMKPL, from the exons ATGGTTCGAGTGAAGCATAG ATACATTTTGGTGCAGATACGGTGCAATGATCGGCCAGAAAGTGAGCCGGTATCGATTTCCTCCGCTGCCCTGCAATCGTATATTCGTGAACGGGTGGAAAAATTCTATGGCGATTTCGGTGTGGCCAGCTTAGCACGGTTAAATGTGATCTATTTCAATGCCAAAACGCACCTATGCATCGTGcagacacggcacggcgcgcACAGGTTCATAACCAGCATACTGCCCCTGTTGACGCTG GCCGACAAGGAATCCGCTCGCTACCGAACGCTTTACGTTGGTGCTACCCTGCAGCAATGCCACAAGTACATCGTCAAATACCAGCAACACTACATTAACAAAACTATTGGCAGCTACCGGGGCTTGGTGCAGAAACAGAAACTTATCGAGGATGTCACCAGAATGAAACCGTTGTAA